The Pyxidicoccus sp. MSG2 DNA segment GAACATCTCCACGAAGGACGCGTCCTCCACGAGGTGCGGGAGGATGCGCTTGAGCACGAGCGTCTTCTCGAAGCCCCCGGGCCCCTCGGCCTTCGCCAGGAAGACCTCCGCCATGCCCCCCACGGCCAGCTTGCGGATGAGCTGATATTTGCCCACTTGCATGTGCCCGGGTTCTCCCAGGTTTGCCGCCAAAGGGAAATCCCTCCCCCGCCCCGGGCGCGCCGATGCCCCACGACCGCCGTGCTAGCTGAACACCTGCAGCATGAACCAGGCGAAGCGGGTGACGCCCAGCGCGAGCGTCACGCAGAAGGCGGCCCCGAAGCGCTCCAGGTTGAACTTGAACTGCCAGTCCAGCAGCTTCACCCCACCGAAGCCCGCCACCAGCATGCCCACGAGGATGGGCGCCACCAGCCCCGCCAGCAGGGACAGCTCGAAGGACTCGATGAGCGGCGCGGGGAGCAGCCACAGGCTGGCGCCTCCGGCCAGCACACCCAGGCCCAGGAAGAGCACCAGCCCGGCCCGGCCGAACCGGCTGTCCTTCCCGAAGACGTCCAGGACGTCGGTAGCCACGTCGCCGAGAAAGTCGGTGATGGAGCTGAACATGCCCTCCTGTCTAGGACAGCCGGGCGGCCGGCGAAAGCAGCCTTCGCCCGCATCGCCACATTGCTGGTGGGAGGGGATGGGACCCGGGCACAAATGACCAGGGCCGGAACGTGATTCATCGGGCCGCAAGGGGAAGTGGGAGCGGGCGGGCAGACGGGCCGATGCCGTATCGGTCGCTCATGCCCCCTTCCCACCTGTACCCACGTGCCTAGCTTGTCGCTGATGCTACGTGCGCTCCTCGGACGATGGCGAAGCTCGCTGCGCCTGCTCCGGCCGGCACATGTGGAGCCGGAGCGCGCGAAGATTTCCGTCGCCCAGCTCGGCCACCAGTACGCCAACAAGGTCGTGGCCCTCCAGAACGTGGACCTCAACGTCCGCTCGGGCGAGTTCGTCTGTCTGCTGGGACCGTCCGGCTGCGGCAAGTCCACGCTCCTCTACGCGCTGGCGGGCCAGGTGACGCCCACCGGCGGCACCGTGCGCATCGACGGGAAGTCCATCCACGGCCCCGGGCCGGAGCGGCTCCTGATGTTCCAGGAGGCGGCCCTGTTCCCGTGGCTCACCGTGCGCGGCAACATCACCTTCGCGCTCGGCGCCAAGGGCGTGCCGCGCTCCGAGCGCCGCGAGCGGGCGGACATGTACATCCGCCGCGTGCAGCTCACCGGCTTCGAGGACACCCTGCCCCACCAGCTGTCCGGCGGCATGAAGATGCGCGCCTCGCTGGCCCGCGCGCTCGCCATGGACCCGGCCGTGCTCCTGATGGACGAGCCCTTCGGCTCGCTGGACGCGCAGACGCGCATCCACATGCAGGAATTGCTTCAGTCCATCTGGCTGCGCACCGGCAAGACGGTGGTGTTCGTCACCCACGACGTGCACGAGGCGCTGATGCTCGGCACCCGCGTGGTGCTGATGGCGCCCCGGCCCGGCCGCGTCGTCCGGGATTTGGAGGTCCACCTGCCCATGCCGCGTCAGCCGGAGGACGCCGGGCTGAACGAGATGGTGCGGCACCTGCGGGGCCTGCTGCGCGACGTGGAGGAGCCCGCGCGCGCGGAAGCCACCACCCGGCGGACGCCCGAGCGCACCTCCGCGCGCCACACCCTTCCCGCTGATGGAATGCCCCGCCCCGCGAGGTAGGTGAGCCATGAAGCGCTACGTCCAGAAGCTGGGCCTGTTCCTGC contains these protein-coding regions:
- a CDS encoding ABC transporter ATP-binding protein yields the protein MLRALLGRWRSSLRLLRPAHVEPERAKISVAQLGHQYANKVVALQNVDLNVRSGEFVCLLGPSGCGKSTLLYALAGQVTPTGGTVRIDGKSIHGPGPERLLMFQEAALFPWLTVRGNITFALGAKGVPRSERRERADMYIRRVQLTGFEDTLPHQLSGGMKMRASLARALAMDPAVLLMDEPFGSLDAQTRIHMQELLQSIWLRTGKTVVFVTHDVHEALMLGTRVVLMAPRPGRVVRDLEVHLPMPRQPEDAGLNEMVRHLRGLLRDVEEPARAEATTRRTPERTSARHTLPADGMPRPAR